The Candidatus Eremiobacteraceae bacterium genome contains a region encoding:
- a CDS encoding molybdopterin-dependent oxidoreductase, giving the protein MSITSSGSKQIIRTTDPLNSEPPLGELVRDVITPVEWFYVRTHGTIPAIDEDRFVLEVDGAVETPLRLTMRDLRSKFEKSTVMAALQCAGNRRTEMIAIAPVPGEVEWGSQAIGNATWSGARLGDILRAASPTPEGRHVAFLGADEIEKYGEIIGFGASIETEKATADETLLAYEMNGLPLDAIHGFPLRSIVPGFIGARSVKWLTKITVQAAESTNYYQAKSYKVFPPDVRAETADWTSVPAIEAVALNAVICSPTDGATLAQGPTTVAGYAIGGGGAPIERVEVSTDGGATWMRADLLGRPQMWGWTLWRARVDLATGDREIAARARDAQGNEQPSDPAELWNFKGYNFNARHKILVGVR; this is encoded by the coding sequence GACCCGCTCAACAGCGAACCGCCCCTCGGCGAGCTCGTCCGCGACGTCATCACGCCCGTCGAATGGTTCTACGTCCGAACGCACGGCACGATTCCGGCGATCGATGAAGACCGCTTCGTGCTCGAGGTCGACGGCGCCGTCGAAACACCGCTGCGACTCACGATGCGCGATTTGCGCTCGAAGTTCGAGAAGTCGACGGTCATGGCAGCATTGCAGTGCGCCGGCAATCGACGTACTGAGATGATAGCGATCGCGCCGGTGCCGGGCGAAGTCGAGTGGGGATCGCAGGCGATCGGCAACGCGACGTGGTCGGGTGCCCGCCTGGGCGATATTCTGCGCGCCGCGAGCCCGACGCCGGAGGGCCGTCACGTCGCGTTCCTCGGCGCCGACGAGATCGAGAAATACGGTGAGATCATCGGTTTCGGCGCCTCGATCGAGACCGAGAAGGCGACGGCGGATGAGACGCTTCTCGCGTACGAGATGAACGGTCTGCCGCTCGATGCGATCCACGGGTTTCCTTTGCGGAGCATCGTGCCCGGGTTCATCGGTGCGCGTAGCGTGAAGTGGCTGACGAAAATCACCGTGCAAGCGGCGGAATCGACCAATTACTACCAGGCGAAGTCGTACAAGGTCTTCCCGCCGGATGTCCGCGCCGAAACGGCGGATTGGACGTCGGTGCCGGCGATCGAGGCGGTCGCGCTCAACGCGGTCATCTGCAGCCCTACTGACGGTGCGACGCTCGCGCAGGGTCCGACGACGGTCGCCGGCTACGCGATCGGCGGCGGCGGTGCTCCCATCGAGCGCGTCGAAGTCTCTACGGACGGCGGCGCCACGTGGATGCGTGCCGACCTGCTCGGCAGACCACAGATGTGGGGCTGGACGTTGTGGCGAGCTCGCGTCGATCTTGCGACCGGCGACCGCGAAATTGCCGCTCGCGCCAGAGACGCGCAGGGCAACGAGCAGCCCTCGGACCCGGCAGAGCTCTGGAATTTCAAGGGCTACAATTTCAACGCCCGGCACAAGATCCTCGTCGGCGTGAGGTAG
- the ygiD gene encoding 4,5-DOPA dioxygenase extradiol: MNGQNRMPAVFIGHGSPMNAIEDTPYSRAWRELGVALPRPRAILCVSAHYYRRGTAATANERPRTIHDFGNFPRKLHEMRYPAPGDPELAAEAARLLAPTAVELDERWGLDHGAWSTLVHMYPNADIPVVELSVDEDKAPDEHFNLGAKLAPLRERGVLVMATGNVVHNLEYFNPNMSGAYDWGQRFDGYIRAALEANDRAALVGYERHPDAALAAPDRDHFLPILYIAGVRAADEPLSWVVDGGLELGAVSMRAFRVG; encoded by the coding sequence GTGAACGGACAGAACCGGATGCCTGCCGTGTTCATCGGCCACGGCAGCCCGATGAACGCGATCGAAGACACGCCGTACAGCCGCGCGTGGCGCGAGCTTGGAGTGGCGCTGCCGCGGCCACGTGCGATCCTCTGCGTCTCGGCGCACTATTACCGCCGTGGTACTGCGGCGACTGCAAACGAGCGGCCGCGGACCATTCACGACTTCGGAAACTTTCCACGCAAGCTCCACGAAATGCGCTACCCCGCGCCAGGTGATCCCGAACTGGCAGCCGAGGCAGCTCGTCTTCTCGCACCGACGGCCGTCGAGCTCGACGAGCGCTGGGGGCTCGATCACGGCGCATGGTCCACACTCGTCCACATGTATCCGAACGCCGACATCCCCGTCGTCGAGCTCTCCGTCGATGAAGACAAAGCACCCGACGAGCATTTCAATCTTGGCGCGAAGCTCGCTCCGCTGCGCGAGCGCGGCGTTCTCGTCATGGCGACGGGCAACGTCGTCCACAACCTCGAGTACTTCAACCCGAACATGTCGGGCGCATACGATTGGGGGCAGCGTTTCGATGGGTACATCCGCGCAGCGCTCGAGGCAAACGATCGCGCGGCGCTCGTCGGATACGAACGTCATCCGGACGCGGCGCTCGCCGCTCCGGACCGCGATCACTTCCTGCCGATCCTCTACATCGCGGGCGTCCGCGCCGCTGATGAGCCGCTAAGCTGGGTCGTCGATGGCGGCCTCGAACTCGGTGCGGTCTCCATGCGCGCGTTCCGCGTCGGTTGA
- the msrA gene encoding peptide-methionine (S)-S-oxide reductase MsrA has translation MKNYAFGSAFLIAVIATVVHFGTASGATAAPSPTTAPKGSQQLVLAGGCFWGMEAVFEQLKGVSSVVAGYSGGASDTAHYEMVSTGETGHAESVRITFDPTQISLDQLYDVFFNVAHDPTELNRQGPDEGSQYRSVIFYADDAQKNAAEAYVKHLEAAKTFGSPIVTQIVPLRAFYPAEDYHQHFVQNHPDYPYVVFNDLPKLKHLREQYPQLVK, from the coding sequence ATGAAGAACTACGCTTTCGGGTCGGCCTTCCTCATCGCGGTGATCGCGACCGTCGTCCATTTCGGCACCGCTTCCGGAGCGACGGCAGCGCCAAGCCCGACCACGGCGCCGAAGGGTTCGCAGCAGCTTGTCCTCGCCGGCGGGTGCTTCTGGGGGATGGAGGCGGTCTTCGAGCAGCTCAAAGGCGTATCGAGCGTTGTCGCCGGCTACTCCGGCGGTGCGTCCGACACGGCGCACTACGAGATGGTGAGCACCGGCGAGACAGGTCACGCCGAGTCCGTCCGGATCACCTTCGACCCGACGCAGATCTCGCTCGACCAGCTCTACGACGTGTTCTTCAATGTCGCGCACGATCCGACCGAGCTCAACCGCCAAGGTCCGGACGAGGGATCGCAGTACCGCTCGGTGATCTTCTACGCCGACGACGCGCAGAAGAACGCGGCCGAAGCGTACGTCAAGCATCTCGAAGCCGCCAAGACGTTCGGCTCGCCGATCGTCACGCAAATCGTTCCCCTGCGAGCCTTTTATCCGGCCGAGGACTACCACCAGCACTTCGTCCAGAACCATCCCGACTATCCGTACGTCGTCTTCAACGAC